The genomic DNA TGAGTTTGGAAAAAGACTACTTGAAAATGGATATATCGTTATAACTACGGATGTAGGTCAGCATGATATTTATGAGCAAGGTAGAACGTTGATTGGTGAACGACTCTGGGATTTAATCCGTTGTGTAGACTACCTTGAAACACTTCCTTTTGTAGATGCAAATCGAATAGGTTGTGCTGGTTTGTCATTAGGAGGTGAGATGGCGATGTGGTTAGGAGCGATAGATACGCGAATTAAGGCAACTGCTGTTTGTGGTTTTCTTACTTATATGGATCAGATGGAGAAAAATCATTGTATGTGTTGGAAATTTGAGGGACTTCGTGAATTGGTAGATTTTCCCGATATTTATGCTATGATGGCACCCCGTGCCTTACAATGTCAGAATGGAGAAAAAGAACCGCCAGACCAGTTTCCACCATCATTAGCACAAAAGGGATGGTCAGAGATAATATCTGTTTATCGAGTGTTTAATGCAGAAAATCAAGCAGAACTAATTATCCATTCTGGTGGACATGAAATAGCAATAAAGCCATTAATAGTATTCTTTGAAAAGCATTTAAAAGGCCAGACGAGTCAGACGAATCGGACAGGTTAAGGTGTTTTTCCTTTGCTCCATTCTTCGGGGGAACCCATTATGTCAGCATCATAAGAAGCAGATACCGTGCTGGATATGCCACCTCTTGGGTTACATTCTATTACAATAGACATTTTACGAGGTCGACAAGCAAAAACGAGGTCCTCTAACATACGATTTACCAGATGCTCATACCAGATACCTACATCCCGATAGGATAACAAATAGTATTTTAATGAACGGAGTTCCAAACAATATTTATCTGGCACATAGCGAATGGTTACCTTTGCGAAATCGGGTAGTCCAGAAAAGGGACACACAGAGGTAAACTCATCTGTCGTTGAAACAATTTCCATGTTTCTGCCTGATTCTGTTGTTGCATACTCATATTCAAAACATTCTAAACAGGTACTCTCTATTGCCTCTGGCCCTTTGAATGAGAGGGTTTTCCCTTGAGGTTTAAAATTACGAATGACCTTTACCTTACGTGTTGTGTTTTTCTTCTTTTCCATTGTCATTGCCTTTTTTAAGGTTTATTAATATGTATTCTATTCAATGATATAATACGATAAAAGGCTATTTATTTAAAAGGAAATATATAGTGCTATTGCGTGTTTTATTGGGAGTAGTTCTTATTATTTTAATCGGTATAGGAGTTTTTGTTTTTTTTGAAGGAGCAATACGTTCATTTTTTGGTATTGATGACTCTATAACGCCTCAGATTCCATTAGGTCCTGCTTCACCTTTGAATGAAACAGGTTTGCCCCGATATGAACTTCAAAGTCCTGTGCTTAAAAATAAGTCTTTAATTTTTGAACATGTTTCTTTACCGATACATCGCCATCAGTTATTTGATTTTGGTGTGGCAGATATTAATCAAGATGGATTGTTAGATGTTTTTTCCAGTAATTGTAATTTTCGCCCATCCATTTTATTAAATCGCGGTGGCCTTACTTTTGAGAATGCTGTGCGTGAACTTCAATTGGGTTTGCTACCAGAGTTGTCTGAGTTTGCTTGTAGCATGGAACCACCTAAAGTTGTGGAAGTTGGTTTGTATATTTACTATTTATGGCAGAAACTTCATATTTACTATCTACCTTCATCCACATTGACTCGTAAAATTACTGTCGATATTCGTGTGCCTCACAAGCGTACTAATTTGATTGAGCATCAGGGAGATATCATCGTACACAAGATTATAGAACAAGGGAAGGAAGATGAAATTGGGGAAACACATTATAATTTAATTTTTGAACGGGAAGCACTCGTGGTACTTGATATTGACCGACCTTCCATTCCAGTGGAATTCAAGATTTCAGATGAATTACCTCTAAATAAGATCTATATTGGAACTTGTAAAATGTCACCTACTAAACATCATTTTACATTAAATACATTTGATCGTCACACCTATTCTTGGGCTGATATTAATAATGATGGTAGAATGGATGTTTTTTCGGGACGTGGTGGGTTGAGAGGAAGTCCAGAATATGAATATCTTCGAAGACAATTAAAAGACCAACTTTTTATTAATAAAGATAATAACTGGTTTGAGAATGTATATGATGATTCTGGCCTTGTAAATTGTGGTTGTGGAACACGGAAGTCATATTGGGTGAATATAGATAATGATAAGTCCCCTGAATTATTTGTGATATGTGCTCGTAATGAGCCTTGTAGATTATTCCGTAGAGAGACCCAAAATGAAAAATATAAGGAGTGTTCAGAACTCTTTGGCTTAAATATTATAGGGGAACAGCCTTGTTTTTGGTTTGATATGAACGACGATGGTTTTATCGATTTACTGTCTTTTTATGATGATAAACTTTGTGCATTTGTCAACCAGAATGGAACTCAATTCCGCAAAGAATCGATTTCTAATGAAGGAAATATTATTTTAACACCCGCATTTTTATCGGCATGCGATTTTGATAACGATGGACAATTAGAATTCTTTTTTGCAAACCATGAGACATTTAAGACATTTCTCATAAGGCACATTGAGAATACTCATTTTGAGTGGCTTGAACCTAACCAATATGGGTTGCCTGAAAAATCGTTATGGGCGAGTTGGGCAGATTTTAATAATGATGGTTTTGATGATTTTATTTCAATCCCAGAAGGGGTATTTATAAACAATAACGGTGCATCTTTTACATCCACAAGTATATTATCTTTGAATCATATTCCTGTTACAGAAATGGTAGATGCAAGG from Candidatus Hydrogenedens sp. includes the following:
- a CDS encoding alpha/beta hydrolase family protein, producing the protein MLKKGQNQEILWVYRRLYMYMLSSIVILSSALLVLMLPVQSEGNTLRQLRIPTAVDNRKTIETWQEEVHKKLSKIVSLPDQKPTSFETEKINEEMREGYKLEEFKIQSTLQRSIHVCVGVPLTDKPKKFPAVVCIHGHGGNRYTAFEKEPTPYHEFGKRLLENGYIVITTDVGQHDIYEQGRTLIGERLWDLIRCVDYLETLPFVDANRIGCAGLSLGGEMAMWLGAIDTRIKATAVCGFLTYMDQMEKNHCMCWKFEGLRELVDFPDIYAMMAPRALQCQNGEKEPPDQFPPSLAQKGWSEIISVYRVFNAENQAELIIHSGGHEIAIKPLIVFFEKHLKGQTSQTNRTG
- the queF gene encoding preQ(1) synthase — encoded protein: MEKKKNTTRKVKVIRNFKPQGKTLSFKGPEAIESTCLECFEYEYATTESGRNMEIVSTTDEFTSVCPFSGLPDFAKVTIRYVPDKYCLELRSLKYYLLSYRDVGIWYEHLVNRMLEDLVFACRPRKMSIVIECNPRGGISSTVSASYDADIMGSPEEWSKGKTP
- a CDS encoding VCBS repeat-containing protein codes for the protein MLLRVLLGVVLIILIGIGVFVFFEGAIRSFFGIDDSITPQIPLGPASPLNETGLPRYELQSPVLKNKSLIFEHVSLPIHRHQLFDFGVADINQDGLLDVFSSNCNFRPSILLNRGGLTFENAVRELQLGLLPELSEFACSMEPPKVVEVGLYIYYLWQKLHIYYLPSSTLTRKITVDIRVPHKRTNLIEHQGDIIVHKIIEQGKEDEIGETHYNLIFEREALVVLDIDRPSIPVEFKISDELPLNKIYIGTCKMSPTKHHFTLNTFDRHTYSWADINNDGRMDVFSGRGGLRGSPEYEYLRRQLKDQLFINKDNNWFENVYDDSGLVNCGCGTRKSYWVNIDNDKSPELFVICARNEPCRLFRRETQNEKYKECSELFGLNIIGEQPCFWFDMNDDGFIDLLSFYDDKLCAFVNQNGTQFRKESISNEGNIILTPAFLSACDFDNDGQLEFFFANHETFKTFLIRHIENTHFEWLEPNQYGLPEKSLWASWADFNNDGFDDFISIPEGVFINNNGASFTSTSILSLNHIPVTEMVDARVECFDGDNDGKQDVILGYRIHGDTPSGYGPWWYLSFFHNLSITGNWVQFELYGPEGNPQSFGTKVLCKTEEGWSKVRVVGESEHSRSNQGHYRLYFGLGDSWELPYFIISSQNKVIKELRDIVPNRLIRQIIEMNDIQSGDVK